A genomic window from Solanum stenotomum isolate F172 chromosome 10, ASM1918654v1, whole genome shotgun sequence includes:
- the LOC125842709 gene encoding uncharacterized protein LOC125842709, which yields MSDSEFDSEVDEGDLLALEGTVVMPTWINDQGSPPTLPCFLFYLCHTVDSVEFSVWGGDYICVNSFSWGMDVIGLIEPAASNGHRFILVAIDYFTKWVEAASYKAVTKKVMADFVRYNLICCFEVPESIITDNGANMNSHLMKEICYHTTIRTSTEATHYMLVYRTKAMIPTEVEIPFLRIIQEDGLSDAEWLYQQRMTRAFNKKVRVRTFEVGRLVLKCIFPHQEEYKGKFAPNWQGRYVVHKVLSRGTLVLAEMDGRVWRKTINSYAVKIYYI from the exons ATGTCGGATAGTGAATTCGATTCGGAAGTAGATGAGGGTGACCTTTTGGCTCTTGAGGGGACGGTGGTGATGCCGACATGGATAAATGATCAGGGAAGTCCACCCACCTTACCTTGCTTTCTTTTTTACTTATGTCACACTGTGGACAGTGTTGAGTTTTCAGTGTGGGGTGGGGACTATATCTGTGTAAATAGTTTTT CCTGGGGTATGGATGTTATTGGACTGATTGAGCCTGCTGCCTCCAATGGTCACAGGTTCATTTTGGTCGCCATTGATTACTTCACAAAGTGGGTTGAAGCTGCTTCCTACAAAGCCGTGACGAAGAAAGTTATGGCCGATTTTGTTCGatataatttgatttgttgTTTTGAAGTTCCTGAGTCTATCATCACAGACAACGGAGCAAATATGAATAGTCACTTGATGaaagagatat GTTATCACACCACAATCCGAACCTCAACTGAAGCAACTCATTATATGTTGGTGTACAGAACAAAAGCAATGATACCAACGGAAGTTGAGATACCATTTTTGAGGATTATTCAGGAAGATGGATTGAGCGATGCCGAATGG TTGTATCAACAGAGAATGACTCGCGCTTtcaacaagaaagtaagagTTCGAACATTTGAGGTAGGCCGATTGGTGTTGAAATgcattttccctcatcaagaggaatataaagggaaatttgcacctaACTGGCAAGGACGATATGTTGTCCACAAAGTATTATCAAGAGGAACTTTGGTTCTAGCAGAAATGGACGGTAGAGTGTGGCGAAAAACTATCAATTCATATGCTGTCAAGATATACTACATTTGA